Proteins encoded together in one Plasmodium vivax chromosome 6, whole genome shotgun sequence window:
- a CDS encoding tRNA methyl transferase, putative (encoded by transcript PVX_001855A; Apicoplast targeted protein. Curated by Stuart Ralph, Walter and Eliza Hall Institute of Medical Research, Australia.), whose translation MKGALRRRLSRGETSPSTSKLNERAVTPLSSEQCRGDETKRNERYEARIRNVCEELRRMTDREDKMKHLMEHLVKENTNGWAVSFGEPVVRKSFTLRGKSKRGSAGRNCFVNEVRAGVSYRYVERCNSNLFLGVDVVEAGKEAICNASGDASCPPTEQAAPPSGHSLDGPHWRSILGGKKFWITVDGFSDNIVLRCFLRVLLEGLKDLDLERFLSMGFEGVVSELSSLYTIHQYPRVAHMLSGGVDSLMALRLLERKKFYVHNFYLHFAHQDCSKSDLQYVKQICSKRKNLFIVNVNEEYTEQVLIPMLRSYSEGQIPNADILCNEKVKYHLLMRTMRKLCRERGGGWNYSYVSTGHYAMISTNDEANANRLFNGNFPYVGDELDGEIPRRGPRKRYKLIVGRDERKDQTFFLSSFSEKQLSKFLFPLCLRRKSDVKRIMERRAAGQYNRRETRGLCLYGRVDMHSLLGLYLGGAAVEPAGGQPEGGRDSVERGKDSVERGKDSVERESDPIEGGSDPTEAALPIKAATPANPAYPAYPNSAARRLQWAKDQLHSPEFRAFREKHLPSFNLRFKNYIISVEDGTVMDTNEGVHLYAIGQKKYITNHLHQLYNSKGKGRGRGRGGACEKNVTSSCQWTVVYKKMLRRASGNVKENFIYVSRDYESGLFRQLRGRCRLGAFRWVASAPPSHLGEAEAEKRQTVPLAVQPAMPLTMPLTVPPIGRPICVKVRNSEEIKEAQIALDDAGQTAYLTLRQKDIGLSPGQIVTFYLPFIVKRSGRAKYLYSLRRRKGEEAPPFFHCLGSARITNQYLNRGLYRRLMEIHRRNSLPLWGRDARVD comes from the exons ATGAAGGGGGCCCTGCGGAGGAGACTCTCCAGGGGGGAAACTTCCCCCTCGACAAGCAAACTAAACGAACGTGCAGTGACTCCCCTGAGCAGCGAACAGTGCAGGGGCGACGAGACGAAGCGGAACGAACGCTACGAGGCGCGCATTCGAAACGTGTGTGAAGAGTTGAGACGAATGACAGACAGGGAAGACAAGATGAAGCACCTGATGGAGCACCTGGTGAAAGAAAATACAAACGGGTGGGCAGTCAGTTTTGGCGAGCCAGTGGTCAGGAAGAGCTTCACCTTAAGGGGTAAGTCCAAGCGGGGCTCTGCAGGGAGGAACTGCTTCGTTAATGAGGTCCGGGCGGGGGTCTCCTACAGGTACGTGGAGAGGTGCAACTCGAATTTGTTCCTGGGCGTGGATGTAGTGGAGGCGGGAAAGGAAGCGATATGTAATGCGAGTGGTGATGCGAGTTGTCCCCCCACTGAGCAGGCTGCCCCTCCGAGCGGCCACTCACTGGATGGGCCCCACTGGCGAAGCATCCTTGGAGGGAAGAAGTTCTGGATCACCGTCGACGGGTTCAGTGACAACATCGTTTTACGTTGCTTCCTGCGGGTTCTTCTAGAGGGGCTTAAGGACCTAGACTTGGAAAGGTTCCTGAGCATGGGGTTTGAGGGGGTGGTCAGCGAGTTGAGCTCCCTCTACACCATCCAC CAGTACCCCCGCGTGGCGCACATGCTCAGTGGAGGGGTGGACTCCTTGATGGCGCTGCGACTcttggaaaggaaaaaattttacgtcCATAACTTTTACCTTCACTTTGCACACCAAGACTGTAGCAAGAGCGACTTGCAATACGTCAAGCAGATTTgttcaaaaagaaaaaacctTTTCATTGTGAACGTTAATGAGGAATACACCGAGCAGGTGCTGATCCCCATGCTGCGTAGCTACTCGGAGGGGCAAATCCCAAACGCAGATATCCTGTGCAACGAGAAGGTGAAGTATCATTTGCTTATGCGGACGATGAGGAAGCTCTGCAGGGAGAGAGGCGGTGGGTGGAACTACTCCTACGTGTCGACTGGACACTACGCCATGATAAGCACGAATGATGAAGCGAATGCGAATAGGCTGTTCAACGGGAACTTCCCCTACGTGGGTGATGAGCTAGATGGGGAGATTCCAAGAAGGGGCCCGCGCAAGAGGTACAAATTAATTGTGGGGAGGGATGAGAGGAAAGACCAGACGTTCTTTTTGTCCTCCTTTTCGGAAAAGCAGCTGTCtaagtttttatttcctctttgCCTGCGTAGAAAGAGTGACGTTAAGAGGATCATGGAGCGGCGGGCCGCCGGGCAGTACAACCGGAGGGAGACGCGCGGCCTGTGCCTGTACGGGCGGGTGGACATGCACTCGCTACTGGGGCTGTACTTGGGCGGGGCGGCGGTCGAGCCGGCAGGGGGGCAACCCGAGGGGGGAAGGGACTCAGTCGAGAGGGGAAAGGACTCAGTAGAGAGGGGAAAGGACTCAGTAGAGAGGGAAAGTGATCCAAtcgaggggggaagtgatCCAACCGAGGCAGCTCTCCCCATAAAAGCCGCTACccccgctaaccccgctTACCCCGCTTACCCCAACTCGGCTGCCCGCAGGCTGCAGTGGGCCAAGGACCAGCTGCACTCGCCCGAGTTCCGGGCCTTCCGGGAGAAGCACCTGCCCTCATTCAACCTGCGCTTTAAGAATTACATAATCAGCGTGGAAGACGGAACCGTAATGGACACCAATGAAGGGGTGCATCTATATGCCATTGGGCAGAAGAAATACATTACAAACCATTTGCACCAACTTTATAACtcgaaagggaaagggagagggagagggagagggGGGGCGTGTGAGAAGAACGTGACATCCTCATGCCAGTGGACGGTCGTCTACAAGAAGATGTTGAGGCGTGCCAGTGGGAATGTGAAGGAGAATTTCATTTACGTCAGCCGGGATTACGAGAGCGGGTTGTTTCGGCAGCTCCGCGGGCGCTGCAGGTTGGGGGCCTTTCGCTGGGTGGCCTCCGCCCCCCCGTCCCAcctgggggaggcggaaGCGGAAAAGCGGCAGACCGTGCCGCTGGCTGTGCAGCCTGCCATGCCGCTAACCATGCCGCTGACCGTGCCGCCGATCGGACGACCCATCTGCGTCAAAGTGCGCAACAGCGAAGAGATAAAGGAAGCGCAGATTGCCCTGGATGACGCCGGGCAGACGGCGTACCTCACGCTGAGGCAGAAGGATATAGGACTCTCCCCCGGGCAGATCGTCACCTTTTACCTCCCCTTCATTGTTAAACGGAGTGGAAGAGCCAAGTATTTGTATTCCctgcggaggaggaagggggaggaggcgcccccctttttccactGCCTGGGGTCGGCGCGAATTACAAACCAGTACTTGAACCGGGGGCTTTATCGGCGACTGATGGAGATTCACAGGAGGAACAGCTTGCCGCTTTGGGGGCGAGACGCACGTGTTGATTAG
- a CDS encoding RNA binding protein, putative (encoded by transcript PVX_001865A), producing the protein MTNGGEQSGQVATDDHPETNAADETVKEDHPEMKPTGEAVKGDHPETNEADETVKEDHPEMIPTGEAVQADHPETNEADETVKKDHPETNPTVDAVKEDPPQTNPTGEENHALKKPNQRDKKISKKNKKNKKKKKGKKKEKNILEEHEGNNASGGSEEGGDSGSPLEMSQDEGQTEGQQISSVVSFLKRNERPPRPNEEGAKANEKQPTTREKTQKKPPRGEEATQEDKAKRSVFIGNLPLKDMHKAKLLKLLDLKKSAVESVRFRSQPMEEAYAARKKLGVILKKFTDAKDNQNAIITLKKEESLPDLLKKNGLVHEGYVLRINMLGEKPTFNRKKSVCIKNLDRKLNESDLYRLLKDVDEIRGIRILRDERTSVSTGVSFVLFQNRSSVKKAIEMFHGHSVNGRELVVEKIQRADDPRDAPKDATKQSKQVKRTIGKKPREEQKKGHGKGQNISHGKGQKNGHQPANRARRKKKYVRRKRKGGAAAASG; encoded by the exons ATGACGAACGGTGGGGAGCAAAGCGGCCAGGTGGCAACCGATGACCACCCGGAAACGAACGCAGCTGACGAGACGGTAAAGGAGGATCACCCAGAAATGAAACCAACGGGTGAGGCGGTAAAGGGGGACCACCCAGAAACGAACGAAGCTGACGAGACGGTAAAGGAGGACCACCCCGAAATGATCCCAACGGGTGAGGCGGTACAGGCGGATCACCCAGAAACGAACGAAGCTGACGAGACGGTAAAGAAGGACCACCCGGAAACGAACCCAACCGTCGATGCAGTaaaggaggaccccccccagACGAACCCaacgggggaggagaacCATGCCTTGAAGAAACCCAACCAGAGAGACAAAAAGATAAgcaagaaaaacaaaaaaaacaaaaaaaaaaaaaaggggaaaaaaaaggaaaagaacatTTTGGAGGAACACGAAGGAAATAACGCCTCGGGGGGCAGCGAAGAAGGGGGTGATTCTGGAAGCCCCTTGGAGATGAGCCAAGACGAGGGACAAACAGAAGGGCAGCAGATCTCTTCGGtcgtttcatttttaaagaggaATGAGAGGCCTCCTCGGCCTAATGAGGAAG GTGCTAAGGCCAATGAGAAGCAGCCCACAACCAGGGAGAAGACCCAAAAGAAACCCCCACGTGGTGAGGAAGCCACGCAGGAAG ACAAAGCTAAGCGATCCGTTTTCATTGGGAATCTGCCCCTCAAGGACATGCACAAGGCGAAGCTGCTAAAGCTGTTGGATTTGAAGAAGTCCGCCGTTGAATCG GTTCGATTCCGGTCTCAACCCATGGAGGAGGCCTACGCCGCGAGGAAAAAGCTGGGcgtcattttgaagaagttcACG GACGCCAAGGACAACCAGAACGCCATCATCAcgctgaagaaggaggagagccTGCCCGACTTGCTTAAAAAGAAC GGGCTGGTCCACGAGGGCTACGTGCTGCGAATCAACATGctgggggagaagccaacATTCAACCGCAAGAAATCCGTctgcataaaaaatttggaccGAAAGTTAAACGAGTCGGACCTGTACCGCTTGCTGAAGGACGTCGACGAGATAAGAG GCATCCGCATCTTGAGGGATGAACGCACGAGCGTCTCCACG ggagTCTCCTTCGTCCTCTTCCAAAACAGGAGCTCCGTCAAGAAGGCCATCGAGATGTTCCACGGCCACTCAGTAAAC gGCCGTGAACTTGTCGTCGAGAAGATCCAACGAGCGGACGACCCACGGGATGCACCCAAAG ATGCGACGAAGCAAAGCAAGCAGGTGAAACGAACCATTGGGAAGAAGCCCCGGGAGGAGCAGAAGAAAGGCCACGGGAAGGGGCAGAATATAAGCCATGGGAAGGGGCAGAAGAATGGCCACCAACCGGCCAACAGAGCCAGACGAAAGAAGAAGTACGTGCGGCGGAAACGCAAGGGCGGCGCTGCTGCCGCGAGCGGGTAG
- a CDS encoding microtubule-associated protein 1 light chain 3, putative (encoded by transcript PVX_001860A), translating to MPSLKEEVPFESRVAETHKIRAKYPNRIPVVCEKANRSNLPEIEKKKFLVPMNMLVGEFKFILHQHINQSAYGNSMKLFREKTIYLFVNNVIPKTGLLMQELYEMYKDEDGYLYLEYSCESCFG from the coding sequence ATGCCGTCgctgaaggaggaagtgCCGTTCGAAAGCCGAGTCGCCGAGACGCACAAAATCAGAGCCAAGTACCCCAACAGAATCCCCGTGGTGTGTGAAAAGGCCAACAGATCCAACCTCCCAGaaatagaaaagaaaaaattcctAGTCCCCATGAACATGCTCGTAGGAGAGTTCAAATTTATTCTCCACCAGCATATAAATCAGAGTGCCTATGGAAACAGTATGAAGCTATTTAGGGAGAAAACGATTTACCTTTTTGTGAACAACGTTATTCCAAAGACGGGGCTACTCATGCAGGAGCTCTATGAAATGTATAAGGACGAGGATGGCTACCTGTATTTGGAGTACAGCTGCGAGAGTTGCTTCGGctga
- a CDS encoding hypothetical protein, conserved (encoded by transcript PVX_001870A) gives MAWKQHVLQKKQFVTMLIGECSPNVRSGERRNDAEGSGESSHRGTTVKKEFNSRMDALIEFTDSSRNRISLMESQNKTKKSELEDEYLFLKKIGDVCKLSCDYYLETNVNFHEACENFKILFRAFEESLVNLKSKVDEADSVGEKLSKVEEKVNLQMRESKEAYEASKEELKLLQTDVHYMKNESGKIVNKIKEVDYQINQHTEAFESFHILTHLNTERISVLQNDCVKMGEEREEVLRGIQEATAAAGAARDGLVVQRAQLVGLRSGLRSGGYTQRASNVAPLTDEAVATNAVSRTNAVSPTNAAYPTNAAYPTNAAYPTNAANHANTANPPTQEEEREALLENERELTHRKEKLAIRRSEAKSDDDRLKSQMQFMQNQLSSQEYFLSVIKCGLDGSIRTRKELSAVLGGINREIEDVKELMEATKMDEVEERKKGHEMEEQVKQLATELGGREGQLEELAQEEKTVRARVEGERSNASQSLLNELVKGKKLIDGEIGSYQEEARKLVMREGVLGGLVSGPLGGLLSGLLSAPPDGALPTLPALPGVPLPANGEDAAERENPLDAHSPASEALLKGLQHAIDRVKERITEEQNEVWRREREVQRVAALTSELRSQVLVEADRGTKLDALLEEQRDHFTKLSEREREVEKELSHMEDLTKKEKLNYEEKQKEAKRVQERLAELNRIEEEKLRLLEKEYHSKKQNLLCSSGDGLAMVNSVEKKRLREDVASYVAKTKGEFALKKREFERGERERYAEVGSQLDGELKRKGDLIAYYEELISRKEKPGVAAAISGVSGGSTKRAERRRSAQRGVSRSASGISAANGAANGSANGSANGSANGSANGSANGSANGSVSTANNANAASTASAANPHKFGYFDVTSPGEIRKSMHIPSRSVKSPHIARLLEKIKLRKECQTLVGTKKVPLNQVSSSDGRRSRTIGGGSSNRPSAGKGAKGAGRSKPFLNTKAPKGGYGGGHRGGQYVLFACLPHPSTTPLHRSLPLLQSEAEEILNRIKNHKGVVGILVVNSEGLVIKSTFDQQQSDLHASLLTQLSNKARDVIRELDPQNDINFLRLRSKKHEIMIAPDKDYTLVVVQDPYADREK, from the exons ATGGCATGGAAGCAACACG TTCTGCAGAAGAAACAGTTCGTGACGATGTTGATCGGGGAGTGCTCACCCAATGTCAGAAGCGGGGAGAGGAGAAACGACGCGGAGGGGTCGGGCGAGTCCAGCCACAGGGGCACCACGGTGAAGAAGGAGTTCAACAGCAGGATGGACGCCCTCATAGAGTTCACGGATAGCTCTCGCAATAGGA TCTCCCTGATGGAATCCCAAAacaagacgaagaagagcgAGCTGGAGGACGAGtacctctttttaaaaaaaataggagatGTGTGCAAACTCAGTTGCGATTACTACTTGGAGACAAACGTCAATTTCCACGAGGCGTGCGagaatttcaaaatattgtTCAGGGCATTTGAGGAGTCGCTCGTAAACCTGAAGAGTAAGGTAGACGAGGCAGACTCAGTTGGGGAGAAGCTGAGCAAGGTAGAAGAGAAGGTGAATCTACAAATGAGAGAGAGCAAAGAGGCGTATGAAGCGTCGAAGGAGGAACTAAAGCTGCTCCAAACGGATGTCCATTACATGAAGAACGAATCTGGCAAAAttgttaacaaaataaaagaagtaGACTACCAAATCAATCAGCACACGGAGGCCTTCGAGTCGTTTCACATTTTGACTCACCTGAACACTGAGCGCATTTCGGTGCTACAGAATGACTGCGTGAAGATGGGGGAGGAGCGGGAGGAGGTGTTGAGGGGCATCCAGGAGGCCACGGCAGCCGCGGGCGCCGCGCGGGATGGCCTAGTCGTGCAGAGGGCGCAACTGGTAGGGTTGAGAAGTGGGCTACGAAGCGGTGGCTATACCCAGCGCGCTTCAAACGTTGCGCCGTTGACCGATGAAGCGGTGGCCACTAACGCCGTCAGCCGCACTAACGCCGTCAGCCCCACTAACGCTGCCTACCCCACTAACGCTGCCTACCCCACTAACGCTGCCTACCCCACTAACGCCGCGAACCACGCCaacaccgctaaccccccaacgcaggaggaggagagggAAGCCCTGCTCGAGAACGAACGCGAACTGACCCacaggaaggagaagctggCCATCCGGAGGAGCGAAGCCAAATCTGACGACGACCGCCTCAAGTCTCAGATGCAGTTCATGCAGAACCAGCTGTCATCACAGGAGTATTTCCTGAGCGTCATTAAATGTGGCCTGGATGGTAGCATCCGGACGAGGAAAGAACTAAGTGCCGTTTTGGGAGGAATCAACAGGGAGATAGAGGACGTGAAGGAGCTGATGGAGGCTACGAAGATGGATGAGgtggaggagaggaagaagggtCACGAGATGGAAGAACAAGTTAAGCAGCTAGCCACCGAGCTGGGAGGACGCGAAGGGCAGTTAGAGGAACTTGCGCAGGAGGAAAAGACGGTGCGAGCGAGGGtcgaaggggaaagaagcaaCGCCAGCCAGAGCCTCCTGAACGAGCTGGttaaggggaagaagttgaTAGATGGGGAGATCGGCAGCTACCAGGAGGAGGCGCGCAAGTTGGTTATGCGCGAGGGGGTGCTCGGCGGTTTGGTGAGCGGTCCTCTAGGGGGTCTCCTAAGTGGTCTCCTAAGTGCCCCTCCAGATGGTGCACTTCCTACACTTCCTGCACTCCCTGGAGTGCCCCTTCCAGCGAACGGGGAGGATGCGGCGGAGCGGGAGAACCCCCTTGACGCACACTCCCCCGCGAGCGAAGCACTCCTAAAGGGGTTGCAACATGCCATAGACAGGGTGAAGGAGCGAATCACCGAAGAGCAGAACGAAGTTTGGCGAAGGGAAAGAGAAGTGCAAAGAGTAGCGGCCCTCACTAGTGAGCTTCGAAGTCAAGTGCTGGTTGAAGCGGATAGAGGGACCAAGTTAGACGCTTTGTTGGAGGAACAGAGAGACCATTTCACAAAGCTCAGCGAAAGGGAGAGGGAAGTAGAGAAGGAGCTCTCTCACATGGAAGACCTgaccaaaaaggagaagctaaATTATGAAGAGAAACAGAAGGAAGCGAAGAGGGTGCAGGAGAGACTCGCAGAGCTAAATCGAattgaggaggagaagctgcGCCTACTTGAAAAGGAGTACCATAGTAAGAAGCAGAACCTGTTGTGCTCCTCTGGGGATGGGCTTGCGATGGTCAACTCTGTGGAGAAGAAACGACTGAGGGAGGATGTGGCTTCGTACGTGGCAAAGACAAAGGGGGAGTTTGCTTTGAAGAAGAGGGAATTtgaaaggggggagagggagaggTACGCAGAGGTGGGTAGTCAGTTGGACGGAGAGCTCAAGAGGAAGGGCGACTTGATTGCCTACTATGAGGAGCTGATTAGCCGGAAGGAGAAGCCGGGCGTCGCCGCCGCTATTAGCGGGGTCAGCGGCGGCAGCACCAAGCGGGCGGAGAGGAGGAGGTCCGCCCAGCGGGGCGTTAGCAGGAGCGCCAGCGGGATCAGCGCTGCAAACGGCGCGGCAAACGGCTCGGCAAACGGCTCGGCAAACGGCTCGGCAAACGGCTCGGCAAACGGCTCGGCAAACGGCTCGGCAAACGGCTCGGTTAGTACCGCTAACAACGCCAACGCCGCCAGCACCGCCAGCGCCGCTAACCCGCACAAGTTCGGCTACTTCGACGTGACCTCGCCCGGGGAGATTCGCAAGAGCATGCACATCCCCAGCCGGTCCGTGAAGTCGCCGCACATCGCCAGGCTGCTGGAGAAGATCAAACTGAGGAAGGAGTGCCAGACGCTCGTGGGCACTAAGAAGGTGCCCCTGAACCAGGTGAGCAGCAGCGACGGCAGGAGGAGCAGGACCATCGGGGGCGGCTCTTCCAACAGGCCCAGCGCGGGGAAAGGCGCCAAGGGCGCAGGCCGCTCCAAGCCCTTCCTCAACACGAAGGCCCCCAAGG GGGGGTATGGCGGCGGGCATCGAGGGGGGCAGTACGTCCTCTTCGCCTGTCTACCTCACCCGTCTACCACTCCCCTCCATCGCTCCCTCCCCCTACTGCAGAGCGAGGCGGAGGAAATCCTAAACAGGATCAAGAACCACAAGGGGGTGGTAGGCATCCTGGTAGTCAACAGCGAAGGGCTAGTGATAAAGAGCACGTTCGACCAGCAGCAGTCGGATCTGCACGCGTCCCTCCTGACGCAGCTTTCGAATAAGGCCCGGGATGTCATTCGGGAGTTGGATCCCCAG AACGACATAAACTTCCTGCGCCTGCGATCGAAGAAGCACGAAATAATGATCGCCCCAGATAAGGACTACACGCTGGTGGTCGTTCAGGACCCGTACGCCGACCGGGAGAAGTAG